TTCGAGTTGCTTGGCCAGCTCATCCCGCTTCTGATCGGCCAGTGCACGCTGTTCCTCCTGTTGGCGGCGCTTTTCGAATTCTTCTAGCTTGCGGGCTTTCTTGGCTGCATCCAGGCGTatcttttcctgtttttccagcagcagtttctgatacttttcctccttttcccgtCGAAGTCGCTCCATGTGTTCACGCTTCTCGCGTTCCTTTGCCTCCCGCTGCTCAGCCGCTATGCGTTGCTTCTCTTCacgctttttcttcttttcatcgagcagcgaAGAGGTAGATGATGCGGCCGAGAGCGTTCCACCACTCGTGGAAGGGGCAACGGTTGCAGCGCGATCCCAGCTTGACTCACGGGACAAACTCTGGGGTCCTCTCACACCGGCCCCGCCGTTTGCAGCCACAGAGTGTGTGTAATGCTGAAGCATTTTGTTTCGCATCTGCGATATCTTGGAGGCCGAGGAAGCCTTAGTAATTGGCTGCGTGGTTATGTTCGGAGTAGTCACCGTGTTTCCCATCGGTCGAGCAGCATTCGCTGACCGAACTCCGGCCGCCCCGTATGCATCTAAAGTTGCGATGGAGTGCGGAGTCATAGTAGGCGTGCTGACGGTTTTGTATATACGAGCCACCTGCGGTGTACCACTCGCTGCCTTCGTCGTCATAGTGCTACCAAACGCACATTTCTCGAACGCCTCAATGCGGCTCTTGATGGGGCTTTGCACACACGGATTAAACAGTTCCTTATGCTTCTTGCCAGCATCAGCCAGTGCTGCAGTGGCGTTGCGATTCGAACCAAGGGCGTTGGTGCTGGATGATTTCTTTAAAGTTCCAGTCGTAGAAGCCttctttgttttcgcttctgtCGTTGCTTTCGAAAATGACGGTTTCAcataggcagcagcaggccctgCAAAAGTAGGTTGTTGGTGTGGAGAGTTCTCTACCACCGAATCGTCCTCGGTCATAATACTGGCATTCACCAGATGCATCCTCTCGGAGGGATTCGGCTCGCTGGAAGAATCATTCTTCTCTATCACGAACGTTCCATCCTGTACCGAGGGCAAACAACGATTGTTGCCAGAGGATGAAGTGGAAATGGCAAACGTTCCATTAGGATCTGGTGTTCCCGAACCAGGTCCCATTTCCGTTGCCTGCGGTAATGTTCCCTTTGGAAAGGCCGCTTCCACCAAATAAGTCCCATTAGCATCCGGAATTCCCATGCCAGGcgacgttgttgttgccggcggtggtgtgcCGGCCGTTTTCTCCAAATCGGTTCCTTTATAATCGGGTGTCCTCATGCCAGGCGTCGATTTAGCTGTTGCCTGCGGAGGTGTTCCCTTCGGAATGGCCATATTCTCTAATACAACATTCAGCTGGCGCAATGGTGGCTGGGTTATAGTGAACGTGCTCTCCGCCGACTCAACTATCGAGAGTTTTTCCGTTTTAACGCGAATCGGCTCGACTATTCCCATTGTATCCTCATCCGGTTGGATGGTACTCTTGGTTTTTGAGGCCTTCGGTGGGCGACCACGTCCTCGACCGGTCCGAGGTGCGGCTGGTTTCGGTGCAGGCATCTTCGGCGGTGGCATTTCTTCGTCGGACACAATCTCTACCTTCGGAACCGTCGGTTGTATGACCATCAATGAAGCTTTGCCCATTTCCTCCTCACCAGAATCCCGATGATTGCTGGTCGTATTTTTAGGTTTTCCCTCTTTGTTTGCCCCGTCGTTAGTGCTCAAGCCCTCATCGATCGGTGGAACCACGTTGTCCATACGGTTCATACGATTGGCATCATTTTCAACTTCCATCTCGTCGAACGTGGAGGGGGTCTTGTGCAGATTGCTATCCAGGTGAGATTTATCATTCGATAAAGTGCTGCTATTAGCAATGGTCGAGGAACGTTCGATTTTGACCTTAATGCTCGTGTTCGGGTTGCGCATTTTCTCTACCAGGCTCGGTTCTTTGAGCTTTTCTTGCGCTTTCAACCGCGCAGTTCGTGAGGGGCGCGCAGCCTTTTCCACagctgccaccggtgctggCGGAGGCGgcatgacagcagcagccgccgccggttcCTCGCCCGCCATCAGTTCATCGCTCGGTGCGACATCCAACATTCTGTTGGCCGAGCCACGACCAGAAGAGGAACGCCCGTCGTTCGTCACGGTGCTGTTGGCGTCTCTTTCATCCTTCTCCGAGATCGACGCATGCCGTTT
This sequence is a window from Anopheles darlingi chromosome 3, idAnoDarlMG_H_01, whole genome shotgun sequence. Protein-coding genes within it:
- the LOC125955900 gene encoding histone-lysine N-methyltransferase, H3 lysine-79 specific, translated to MDELMEMFNSFIGEALLSEQNMEEEFKELERKINQCVKQATERGTPVQNKKRPKRHASISEKDERDANSTVTNDGRSSSGRGSANRMLDVAPSDELMAGEEPAAAAAVMPPPPAPVAAVEKAARPSRTARLKAQEKLKEPSLVEKMRNPNTSIKVKIERSSTIANSSTLSNDKSHLDSNLHKTPSTFDEMEVENDANRMNRMDNVVPPIDEGLSTNDGANKEGKPKNTTSNHRDSGEEEMGKASLMVIQPTVPKVEIVSDEEMPPPKMPAPKPAAPRTGRGRGRPPKASKTKSTIQPDEDTMGIVEPIRVKTEKLSIVESAESTFTITQPPLRQLNVVLENMAIPKGTPPQATAKSTPGMRTPDYKGTDLEKTAGTPPPATTTSPGMGIPDANGTYLVEAAFPKGTLPQATEMGPGSGTPDPNGTFAISTSSSGNNRCLPSVQDGTFVIEKNDSSSEPNPSERMHLVNASIMTEDDSVVENSPHQQPTFAGPAAAYVKPSFSKATTEAKTKKASTTGTLKKSSSTNALGSNRNATAALADAGKKHKELFNPCVQSPIKSRIEAFEKCAFGSTMTTKAASGTPQVARIYKTVSTPTMTPHSIATLDAYGAAGVRSANAARPMGNTVTTPNITTQPITKASSASKISQMRNKMLQHYTHSVAANGGAGVRGPQSLSRESSWDRAATVAPSTSGGTLSAASSTSSLLDEKKKKREEKQRIAAEQREAKEREKREHMERLRREKEEKYQKLLLEKQEKIRLDAAKKARKLEEFEKRRQQEEQRALADQKRDELAKQLEQQRIDRELLETLKHSQMKENNEIKLQKQMHQQKLRQQQQAAAAAAAKKKAATGSGRRVQQFTFDMIETDDSTDEDEPTDPSKKNKRPPLPEWCKNEEQYRKELMIQSKVDTKVIDRLFSVQPTTPDLRELFPSIDAHKLKRNSSAIWRTPPRPSQIP